In Flavobacterium sp. WV_118_3, one DNA window encodes the following:
- the accB gene encoding acetyl-CoA carboxylase biotin carboxyl carrier protein has translation MDIREIQNLIKFVAKSGATEVKLEMDDFKITIKTTEAGAAETTYVQHVPMQAAVPQAAAPQAVAAPAPAAPVSTPAADDDSKYLVVKSPIIGTLYRKPSPDKAPFVEVGSTINKGDVVCVIEAMKLFNEIESEVSGKIVKVLVDDASPVEFDQPLFLVDPS, from the coding sequence ATGGATATTAGAGAAATTCAAAACCTAATCAAATTTGTAGCGAAGTCTGGTGCTACTGAAGTAAAATTAGAGATGGATGATTTCAAGATCACCATTAAAACTACAGAAGCAGGAGCAGCAGAAACTACTTATGTTCAACATGTTCCAATGCAAGCGGCAGTTCCGCAAGCGGCAGCACCTCAGGCAGTAGCAGCACCTGCACCGGCAGCACCGGTAAGTACTCCGGCTGCAGATGACGACTCCAAATACCTGGTAGTTAAATCACCGATTATCGGAACATTATACCGTAAACCGTCACCGGATAAAGCACCTTTCGTAGAAGTAGGAAGCACTATCAATAAAGGTGATGTGGTTTGTGTGATCGAAGCCATGAAATTATTTAATGAAATCGAATCGGAAGTATCCGGTAAAATCGTTAAAGTATTAGTTGACGACGCTTCTCCAGTAGAATTCGACCAACCGTTATTTTTAGTAGACCCATCATAA
- the rpmF gene encoding 50S ribosomal protein L32, giving the protein MAHPKRKTSKTRRDKRRTHYKATVPQIATCPVTGEAHLYHRAYWHEGKMYYRGQVVIDKQEAVA; this is encoded by the coding sequence ATGGCACATCCTAAGAGAAAAACCTCGAAAACAAGAAGAGATAAAAGAAGAACGCATTATAAAGCGACGGTTCCTCAAATTGCTACATGTCCTGTAACAGGAGAGGCGCATTTGTATCACAGAGCTTACTGGCATGAAGGTAAAATGTACTACAGAGGCCAGGTTGTAATTGATAAGCAAGAAGCTGTTGCTTAA
- a CDS encoding DUF177 domain-containing protein translates to MNIDKEFLIPFVGLKQGKHQFEYHIDKKFFEHFDFDDYNGVAIKVDVILDKKSTMLEIAFKHKGTVNVPCDLTNEDFDLPIKGKMNLIVKFGDSFNDENDELLVLPHGEYQINIMQYIYEAIVLSVPTKRIHPGVKDGTLQSEAIDRLNELAPKEQHKEEENTDPRWDKLKQLLTDK, encoded by the coding sequence ATGAATATTGATAAAGAATTTTTGATCCCCTTTGTTGGATTAAAGCAAGGGAAGCACCAGTTTGAATATCATATAGATAAGAAGTTCTTTGAGCACTTTGATTTTGATGACTATAATGGTGTTGCTATCAAAGTTGATGTGATTCTGGACAAGAAAAGCACAATGCTTGAAATCGCTTTTAAACACAAAGGAACGGTAAATGTACCTTGTGATTTAACAAACGAGGATTTTGATTTGCCGATTAAAGGTAAGATGAATTTAATTGTAAAATTCGGTGATAGCTTTAATGATGAGAACGATGAGTTGCTGGTGTTGCCTCATGGTGAATATCAAATCAACATTATGCAATATATTTATGAAGCAATTGTACTGTCGGTTCCAACCAAAAGGATTCATCCCGGGGTAAAAGACGGAACGTTACAATCGGAAGCAATTGATCGCTTAAATGAATTAGCGCCAAAAGAACAACACAAAGAAGAAGAAAATACAGATCCCCGATGGGACAAATTAAAACAACTATTAACGGATAAATAA
- a CDS encoding beta-ketoacyl-ACP synthase III, with amino-acid sequence MTKITAAITAVGSYIPDYVLSNQVLETMVDTNDEWITTRTGIKERRILKEEGQGTSFMAIRAAQNLIEKSGIDPKEIDLVLLATATPDMPVASTAVYTATQIGATNAFAYDLQAACSSFLYGLSTASAYIESGRYKKVLLIGSDKMSSIIDYTDRATCIIFGDGAGAVLFEPNTEGLGFQDEYLRSDGIGREFLKIEAGGSILPASEETVKNKQHFVHQDGTTVFKYAVSGMADVSEKIMERNKLTKEDVNWLVAHQANKRIIDATANRMGLDESKVLVNIQKYGNTTSATLPLLLSDFEDSLKKGDNIIFAAFGGGFTWGAIYLKWAYNKQKTN; translated from the coding sequence ATGACTAAAATTACAGCAGCCATTACAGCGGTTGGATCCTATATTCCGGACTATGTTTTGTCGAATCAGGTTCTGGAAACTATGGTCGATACCAACGATGAATGGATTACCACTCGTACGGGAATTAAAGAAAGACGTATTCTCAAAGAAGAAGGACAAGGGACTTCTTTTATGGCAATTAGAGCCGCACAAAACCTGATTGAAAAATCGGGAATTGACCCCAAAGAAATTGATCTGGTATTGTTGGCAACAGCAACACCGGATATGCCGGTAGCTTCTACCGCAGTATATACCGCAACACAAATTGGAGCGACAAATGCTTTTGCCTACGATCTGCAGGCGGCTTGTTCCAGTTTTCTATATGGGCTTTCTACAGCCTCTGCTTACATCGAATCAGGACGTTATAAAAAAGTATTATTGATAGGATCAGATAAAATGTCTTCTATTATTGATTATACCGACAGAGCGACCTGTATTATTTTTGGAGATGGTGCCGGTGCCGTATTGTTCGAGCCGAATACCGAAGGTTTAGGTTTCCAGGATGAATATTTAAGAAGCGATGGGATAGGAAGAGAATTCCTTAAAATCGAAGCAGGAGGATCTATATTGCCGGCTTCTGAAGAAACGGTAAAAAATAAACAACACTTTGTACACCAGGATGGAACAACTGTTTTTAAATATGCAGTTTCCGGAATGGCCGATGTAAGTGAGAAAATAATGGAGCGTAATAAGCTTACAAAAGAAGATGTCAATTGGTTGGTAGCGCATCAGGCGAATAAACGTATCATTGATGCTACTGCAAACCGAATGGGATTAGACGAATCAAAAGTATTGGTAAATATCCAGAAATACGGTAATACCACTTCAGCAACTTTACCTTTATTGTTGTCTGATTTCGAAGATTCTTTAAAAAAAGGAGATAATATAATTTTTGCCGCATTTGGTGGAGGCTTCACTTGGGGAGCTATCTATTTAAAATGGGCTTACAATAAACAAAAAACTAACTAA